Proteins encoded within one genomic window of Humulus lupulus chromosome 1, drHumLupu1.1, whole genome shotgun sequence:
- the LOC133812771 gene encoding uncharacterized protein LOC133812771 yields MSSERQIKLTEKGLLHESKENAISIRGVLNSYCMQIMTRLCFVDRVDPGAVRVRSQKGDMTLGKITAACAKQLGAFLKKSPPTPSTLSLTKAEFERACTETFAACAKRQGVPEGKKKEGSGLAAESSPDKSGLSRRSSRIQGRSSMPSDALQIKPLQQVPLPTDALGKRKEREESSSEDSDNGKCISSKLRIPKGSAATPQRSALVIPKISPGKLPIGQALSLCKKPRGFASVGHLPGASSVTPAIGSFLATGSEGVAHVEGASFSPSKLPGEVTGEGVQDGLPMEVKSSAICAKLSEALTSASDLAVGSAVGHKRGSEGRRPSSASRKNKLLEDAFGEGFESADIIPLPVEASKVVEPETIPGGQESGAVKVTSVDSLSVDVSSLLPTASEFHPGDVTAVSPKGTNSFESPSAFLEQLTSFAVQTSVYLPNDLGEDDSLFVRPLKTYSSGTGTVALASDSIMVSMLAEGEKPVAPVASAAASAGGEASDRTGVMLEYGPSASNEVMEEMLRISRPHLPTEAIRSLSGQGDLLQQVSDHIWMSYVCASAARREYAAAMQNGAKLAEQMAKLEEERSGRKMAEANRDVLVEAIKRLETELAEAKKRVSATEEKLVSTVGLEVERDKLKADLVDMTNKWMEKSQFCVQHEARMEKLSSMMSDLEEDIVSLQTDKETLEKEKKELEQRANSLEASAAEAKKQNLEADLLLGKKLKEAEERAAEAAVEATRQRIRDREITERKLARVAEVDTAKYLDLVLRNKKQTPEEKWAKLEMYCKNVDVKIGEYDVDKYFDRAWGFADFLSAVSSGEVEAEGRYAGIDV; encoded by the exons ATGAGTTCTGAGCGACAGATCAAGCTGACAGAGAAGGGGCTCCTTCATGAATCTAAGGAGAATGCCATTAGCATCAGGGGTGTACTGAACTCCTACTGTATGCAGATTATGACTCGGCTTTGCTTCGTGGATCGAGTCGATCCTGGAGCTGTGCGGGTTAGATCGCAGAAGGGTGATATGACCCTAGGCAAGATTACTGCAGCATGCGCGAAGCAGCTGGGAGCTTTCCTAAAGAAATCTCCTCctactccttcaactctgtcacTGACGAAAGCCGAGTTCGAAAGGGCGTGCACCGAAACCTTCGCTGCATGTGCCAAGCGTCAAGGGGTCCCAGAGGGTAAAAAGAAGGAGGGTTCTGGCCtggctgcagagtcttcccctgaCAAATCCGGCTTATCGCGCAGGTCTTCTCGCATCCAAGGGCGATCTTCCATGCCTTCTGACGCTCTGCAAATTAAGCCTCTTCAGCAAGTTCCTTTGCCTACAGATGCCTTGggaaaaagaaaggagcgtgaGGAGTCCTCTTCCGAAGATTCGGACAACGGGAAGTGCATTTCGTCGAAGCTTCGGATCCCGAAAGGCTCTGCCGCCACTCCTCAAAGATCTGCTCTAGTAATCCCCAAAATTTCCCCCGGTAAATTACCAATAGGTCAGGCCCTCTCGTTGTGCAAAAAGCCACGGGGATTTGCCTCTGTTGGGCATTTACCTGGGGCATCTTCTGTTACTCCTGCAATTGGATCCTTCTTGGCAACGGGCTCAGAAGGGGTGGCTCATGTAGAGGGCGCTTCCTTTTCTCCTTCCAAATTACCAGGAGAGGTGACTGGAGAAGGAGTGCAGGATGGCTTACCGATGGAGGTGAAGTCTTCTGCTATCTGCGCGAAGCTGTCAGAGGCATTGACCTCTGCTTCTGATTTAGCTGTAGGGTCTGCCGTTGGCCATAAACGTGGCTCAGAGGGGAGACGCCCTTCCTCTGCCTCTCGTAAAAACAAGCTTCTAGAGGATGCCTTCGGGGAGGGTTTTGAATCTGCGGATATCATTCCTCTGCCAGTTGAGGCAAGTAAGGTCGTTGAGCCCGAAACTATCCCTGGGGGCCAGGAATCAGGGGCTGTCAAAGTAACAAGTGTTGACAGTCTTAGTGTTGACGTTTCTTCATTGCTACCTACCGCTTCTGAGTTTCATCCAGGAGATGTCACTGCTGTGTCTCCGAAGGGTACTAACTCTTTTGAATCTCCTAGCGCTTTCTTGGAGCAGCTCACGTCTTTTGCCGTGCAGACGTCAGTGTACCTCCCTAATGATTTGGGTGAGGATGATAGCTTGTTTGTACGCCCTTTGAAGACATATTCTTCTGGCACGGGGACAGTTGCGTTGGCGTCTGATAGCATTATGGTATCGATGTTAGCAGAAGGTGAGAAGCCAGTTGCCCCTGTTGCTTCTGCGGCTGCATCTGCAGGAGGAGAAGCAAGTGACAGAACAGGAGTAATGTTGGAATATGGCCCTTCTGCGTCTAATGAAGTTATGGAGGAAATGCTACGTATAAGCAGACCTCATCTACCTACGGAAGCAATTAGATCTTTAAGTGGACAAGGCGATTTGTTGCAGCAAGTATCAGACCATATCTGGATG AGCTATGTATGTGCTTCGGCTGCAAGACGAGAGTATGCGGCGGCTATGCAGAATGGAGCCAAACTGGCAGAGCAGATGGCGAAATTAGAAGAGGAGCGGTCAGGGAGAAAGATGGCTGAGGCGAACCGAGATGTGCTGGTGGAGGCCATCAAGAGGTTAGAAACAGAGTTGGCAGAGGCGAAAAAGAGGGTGTCCGCCACTGAGGAGAAGCTGGTAAGCACTGTCGGGCTTGAAGTAGAGCGAGACAAACTGAAAGCTGACTTGGTGGATATGACCAATAAGTGGATGGAGAAAAGCCAATTCTGCGTTCAGCATGAAGCCCGCATGGAGAAGCTTAGCAGTATGATGAGCGACCTTGAAGAAGATATTGTGTCGTTGCAGACTGATAAGGAGACCTTAGAGAAGGAGAAAAAAGAGCTGGAGCAAAGGGCGAACAGTCTTGAGGCCAGCGCAGCGGAGGCCAAGAAGCAAAATTTGGAGGCTGATCTCCTCTtagggaagaagttgaaagaagCAGAAGAG agGGCAGCAGAGGCAGCTGTTGAAGCCACTAGGCAGCGTATTCGAGATCGAGAGATCACCGAACGCAAGCTTGCGAGAGTGGCTGAGGTAGATACCGCCAAGTATCTAGATTTGGTATTACGTAATAAGAAGCAGACCCCAGAGGAGAAATGGGCAAAACTAGAGATGTATTGTAAGAACGTTGATGTAAAGATAGGAGAGTATGACGTCGACAAGTATTTTGACCGAGCTTGGGGATTTGCAGATTTCTTATCCGCCGTGTCATCTGGAGAAGTTGAAGCTGAGGGGCGATACGCTGGGATCGATGTATAA
- the LOC133812772 gene encoding DNA-(apurinic or apyrimidinic site) endonuclease 2 isoform X1, protein MKIVTYNVNGLRPRISQYGSLLKLLDSFDADIICFQETKLRRQELTADLVMAEGYESFFSCTRTSERGRTGYSGVATFCRVNSAFSSTEVALPLAAEEGFTGVLGGSRLGRGETHVVAAGLEEFEKDELLKVDGEGRCVMTDHGHFGRNLKLFLAFDYGVGMWDLRCDFGQFCSICMGLELNVTMRKGSSLSSTSTRYCRWESLLCEGRRIIVVGDLNIAPTSLDRCEAGPDFENNEFRRWFRSMLVDNGGAFSDVFRAKHPDRTEAYTCWPQNTGAEEFNYGTRIDHILCAGPCLHQQQDRQDHSFVTCHFEECDILTQYKRWKPGNTLRWKGGQRIKLEGSDHAPVYTSLLQLPNIPKHSTPSLSARYIPMVYGIQQTLVSTLMKRQVAKEIKPSEVSSSFPDGDNILGSCADREKRSFDQCDVPGVPCGNLCSSSQESEVLISKGDKIQRVPGGKVASITSITPGSKYIRSISNNETKKKAKKNQRSQLSIMSFFHKTSIVSNGVGVNSSTNQEDIFETSDLSNESLLGDGQTQNLSQSDSPQQIELESNEPTLDQIEVNTCSSEKNSVALLEWQRIQQRMQNSIPLCKGHKEPCVARVVKKQGPNFGHRFYCCVRAEGPASNPEANCGYFKWAASKSRGK, encoded by the exons atgaAGATCGTCACCTACAACGTGAATGGCCTGAGGCCACGAATCTCACAATATGGTTCTCTGCTCAAACTTCTCGACTCCTTCGACGCCGACATCATATGCTTCCAGGAGACCAAGCTCCGAAGGCAGGAACTCACTGCCGATTTGGTTATGGCCGAGGGTTACGAGTCATTCTTTTCCTGCACTCGCACCTCCGAACGAGGCCGAACTGGCTATTCCG GTGTTGCTACTTTTTGCCGCGTGAATTCGGCGTTTTCGAGTACCGAAGTGGCGTTGCCATTAGCGGCCGAGGAAGGTTTTACGGGTGTTCTTGGGGGTTCTCGTTTGGGGAGAGGAGAGACGCACGTGGTTGCTGCTGGACTTGAGGAGTTTGAGAAAGATGAGCTTCTTAAGGTTGATGGCGAAGGACGTTGTGTTATGACTGATCATGGTCATTTTG GGAGAAATTTGAAACTTTTTCTTGCGTTTGATTATGGCGTTGGAATGTGGGATTTACGATGTGATTTTGGTCAGTTCTGTTCAATTTGTATGGGCCTCGAGCTCAATGTGACGATGCGGAAAGGATCGAGTTTAAGCTCAACTTCTACAAGATATTGCAG ATGGGAGTCTTTGCTGTGTGAGGGAAGGAGGATAATTGTTGTTGGTGATCTAAACATTGCACCCACTTCTTTAGATCGCTGTGAAGCAGGACCAGATTTTGAAAACAATGA ATTCAGAAGATGGTTTCGATCCATGTTAGTGGATAATGGAGGCGCTTTCtctgatgttttcagagcaaaacATCCTGATAG GACGGAAGCATACACATGCTGGCCACAGAATACGGGTGCAGAAGAATTCAATTATGGGACAAGAATTGACCATATTCTTTGTGCTGGACCATGCTTGCACCAACAGCAGGACCGGCAAGACCACAGCTTTGTAACTTGCCACTTCGAGGAGTGTGACATATTGACACAGTATAAACGATGGAAACCGGGAAATACACTCAG ATGGAAAGGGGGACAGCGCATCAAGCTAGAAGGCTCTGATCATGCTCCTGTTTATACAAGTTTACTGCAACTACCTAACATTCCTAAACACAGCACCCCATCTTTATCTGCCAGATACATACCTATGGTTTACGGTATCCAGCAAACTCTTG TGTCCACATTAATGAAAAGACAAGTTGCAAAAGAAATTAAGCCTTCCGAAGTATCAAGTTCATTTCCAGATGGAGACAATATTCTTGGAAGCTGTGCTGATAGAGAGAAAAGATCTTTTGATCAATGTGATGTACCTGGTGTACCCTGCGGAAACCTTTGTTCTTCAAGCCAAGAATCTGAAGTTCTCATTTCAAAAGGAGATAAGATTCAAAGAGTTCCTGGTGGCAAAGTTGCTTCTATTACCTCAATTACACCAGGGAGTAAATACATCAGATCAATTTCTAATAACGAGACAAAGAAAAAAGCGAAGAAAAACCAGCGTTCCCAACTCTCAATTATGTCATTTTTCCATAAAACTTCAATCGTTAGCAATGGTGTTGGTGTAAATAGTTCAACTAATCAGGAAGATATTTTTGAGACTAGTGATCTGTCAAATGAGTCTCTGTTGGGGGATGGTCAAACTCAGAACCTCAGTCAGAGTGATAGTCCTCAGCAGATTGAGTTGGAGTCAAATGAACCAACTTTGGATCAGATTGAAGTGAATACTTGTTCTTCAGAGAAGAATAGTGTTGCTCTATTGGAGTGGCAAAGGATACAGCAGAGGATGCAGAATAGCATACCTCTTTGCAAGGGTCACAAGGAACCTTGTGTTGCTCGAGTTGTGAAGAAACAAGGGCCAAATTTCGGTCATCGATTTTATTGTTGCGTACGAGCTGAG GGACCTGCATCTAATCCTGAAGCAAATTGTGGTTATTTTAAATGGGCTGCTTCAAAATCACGAGGAAAATGA
- the LOC133812772 gene encoding DNA-(apurinic or apyrimidinic site) endonuclease 2 isoform X2: MKIVTYNVNGLRPRISQYGSLLKLLDSFDADIICFQETKLRRQELTADLVMAEGYESFFSCTRTSERGRTGYSGVATFCRVNSAFSSTEVALPLAAEEGFTGVLGGSRLGRGETHVVAAGLEEFEKDELLKVDGEGRCVMTDHGHFVLFNLYGPRAQCDDAERIEFKLNFYKILQKRWESLLCEGRRIIVVGDLNIAPTSLDRCEAGPDFENNEFRRWFRSMLVDNGGAFSDVFRAKHPDRTEAYTCWPQNTGAEEFNYGTRIDHILCAGPCLHQQQDRQDHSFVTCHFEECDILTQYKRWKPGNTLRWKGGQRIKLEGSDHAPVYTSLLQLPNIPKHSTPSLSARYIPMVYGIQQTLVSTLMKRQVAKEIKPSEVSSSFPDGDNILGSCADREKRSFDQCDVPGVPCGNLCSSSQESEVLISKGDKIQRVPGGKVASITSITPGSKYIRSISNNETKKKAKKNQRSQLSIMSFFHKTSIVSNGVGVNSSTNQEDIFETSDLSNESLLGDGQTQNLSQSDSPQQIELESNEPTLDQIEVNTCSSEKNSVALLEWQRIQQRMQNSIPLCKGHKEPCVARVVKKQGPNFGHRFYCCVRAEGPASNPEANCGYFKWAASKSRGK, from the exons atgaAGATCGTCACCTACAACGTGAATGGCCTGAGGCCACGAATCTCACAATATGGTTCTCTGCTCAAACTTCTCGACTCCTTCGACGCCGACATCATATGCTTCCAGGAGACCAAGCTCCGAAGGCAGGAACTCACTGCCGATTTGGTTATGGCCGAGGGTTACGAGTCATTCTTTTCCTGCACTCGCACCTCCGAACGAGGCCGAACTGGCTATTCCG GTGTTGCTACTTTTTGCCGCGTGAATTCGGCGTTTTCGAGTACCGAAGTGGCGTTGCCATTAGCGGCCGAGGAAGGTTTTACGGGTGTTCTTGGGGGTTCTCGTTTGGGGAGAGGAGAGACGCACGTGGTTGCTGCTGGACTTGAGGAGTTTGAGAAAGATGAGCTTCTTAAGGTTGATGGCGAAGGACGTTGTGTTATGACTGATCATGGTCATTTTG TTCTGTTCAATTTGTATGGGCCTCGAGCTCAATGTGACGATGCGGAAAGGATCGAGTTTAAGCTCAACTTCTACAAGATATTGCAG aAAAGATGGGAGTCTTTGCTGTGTGAGGGAAGGAGGATAATTGTTGTTGGTGATCTAAACATTGCACCCACTTCTTTAGATCGCTGTGAAGCAGGACCAGATTTTGAAAACAATGA ATTCAGAAGATGGTTTCGATCCATGTTAGTGGATAATGGAGGCGCTTTCtctgatgttttcagagcaaaacATCCTGATAG GACGGAAGCATACACATGCTGGCCACAGAATACGGGTGCAGAAGAATTCAATTATGGGACAAGAATTGACCATATTCTTTGTGCTGGACCATGCTTGCACCAACAGCAGGACCGGCAAGACCACAGCTTTGTAACTTGCCACTTCGAGGAGTGTGACATATTGACACAGTATAAACGATGGAAACCGGGAAATACACTCAG ATGGAAAGGGGGACAGCGCATCAAGCTAGAAGGCTCTGATCATGCTCCTGTTTATACAAGTTTACTGCAACTACCTAACATTCCTAAACACAGCACCCCATCTTTATCTGCCAGATACATACCTATGGTTTACGGTATCCAGCAAACTCTTG TGTCCACATTAATGAAAAGACAAGTTGCAAAAGAAATTAAGCCTTCCGAAGTATCAAGTTCATTTCCAGATGGAGACAATATTCTTGGAAGCTGTGCTGATAGAGAGAAAAGATCTTTTGATCAATGTGATGTACCTGGTGTACCCTGCGGAAACCTTTGTTCTTCAAGCCAAGAATCTGAAGTTCTCATTTCAAAAGGAGATAAGATTCAAAGAGTTCCTGGTGGCAAAGTTGCTTCTATTACCTCAATTACACCAGGGAGTAAATACATCAGATCAATTTCTAATAACGAGACAAAGAAAAAAGCGAAGAAAAACCAGCGTTCCCAACTCTCAATTATGTCATTTTTCCATAAAACTTCAATCGTTAGCAATGGTGTTGGTGTAAATAGTTCAACTAATCAGGAAGATATTTTTGAGACTAGTGATCTGTCAAATGAGTCTCTGTTGGGGGATGGTCAAACTCAGAACCTCAGTCAGAGTGATAGTCCTCAGCAGATTGAGTTGGAGTCAAATGAACCAACTTTGGATCAGATTGAAGTGAATACTTGTTCTTCAGAGAAGAATAGTGTTGCTCTATTGGAGTGGCAAAGGATACAGCAGAGGATGCAGAATAGCATACCTCTTTGCAAGGGTCACAAGGAACCTTGTGTTGCTCGAGTTGTGAAGAAACAAGGGCCAAATTTCGGTCATCGATTTTATTGTTGCGTACGAGCTGAG GGACCTGCATCTAATCCTGAAGCAAATTGTGGTTATTTTAAATGGGCTGCTTCAAAATCACGAGGAAAATGA